The Rhizobium sp. WSM4643 genome contains the following window.
CTATACGCTCGGCAACAATGTCGAGAACCTGACCTATACGGGATCCGCCAACTTCACCGGCGCCGGCAATGCGCTCGCCAACACGATCACCGGCGGCGCCGGCAACGACATGCTGAATGGCGCGGCAGGTGCGGACACCTTGATCGGCGGTGCGGGCAACGACACCTATATCGTCGACAATGCCGGCGACATCGTCACCGAAGCGGCCAATGAGGGAAGCGACACGGTTCGCACGAACCTGGCGAGCTATACGCTTGCCGGCAATGTCGAGAACCTCACCTTTATCGGAACTGGGGCGTTTGCCGGAACAGGGAACGTGCTGAACAACATTATCGTCGGCGGCAGTGGTTCTAATACGCTGACGGGTGGCGCCGGCAACGATATCCTCACTGGTGGAGCGGCAGCCGACATCTTCGTTTATTCGCCGAACTGGGGCCATGATACGATCACAAACTTCGTGGCAACCGGCTCCGCACATGACGTGATCTCGATCGATGACAGCATTTTCGCCGACTGGGAATCGCTTTTTGCGGCAATCGAGCAGTTCGGGAATGATACAATTATCACAGCCGATTCCGACAACACCATAACGTTAACGAATGTTGCTGTTTCAAGCCTGCAATCGTGGGACTTCTTGTTTGCGTGATCTTTTCTCGGACCTCGCGGCACCCTGTTTGGCGGGAAGGGGGCTAAACCCGTAGCGGTGTGAATCAAGTCCGCCGAGACGGCAGCGTTTGGACCCCTCAGTGTCGGACGAGAGCCAACAGGCAAATCAAAATGCTCTGCTGAGTTGGTGAGTTCCGCCGCGAGTTGCACGAGCTTCAACATAAATGCAAGAAGGGTTGATTATCAAACGCCGCGGCTGGCCTGCATAAGGTTTGCAAAGTGAGATCCGGAAGCGCACGTGCAGCCTCTCGAGTGCAGGAACGAAACGAGGATCCTGTCGTTTCGATGGAACCCGTGCCTTCCCGGACCGTTCTCCATGTTAACGGGAGAATTTGCATGTCGAAAACCCTTCTCTACGGTGCGACGAAGATCGACGAGACAAACAGCGCTTATGCGGCGGCCGAAAGCCTCGCCCAGTTCCAGTGGAAGAACCGCGTCTTCGTGGTTTTCGCCGACAGGGATAATTCTCGCGCCGCCCGGCAGGAAAATCAGTTGCTGGCCGATCGCTCGGCCCTCGATGAGCGTGATCTGGTGGTGCTCAAGTTTCCGGCGCCGGCGTTCGATCGCTCTTTGGTGCGGCTGACGGTCTCGACGGCGAAGCCATCCGCCGCGATCTCGAGGCACCTGATGTGGGCGAATTCGCCGCCTTCCTTGTCGGAAAGGACGGCACCGTCAAGCTCAAGGCCAGCGAGCCAATTACCGATGGCGAGCTCTTCGCTATCATCGATAGCATGCCGATGCGTGCTGCCGAATCGCTGAAGCCAGGCAAATAGCCCGAACGTCGCGTAAACTGAAATCATGAAAGGGAGGCGGTCATGTCCGTGCCCAACGAACCCATTCCCGATCAGCCGCCGATGCCGGCGCCCGGCTGGAAGCCGGTGCCTCCGATCAAGGAGCCGGAGCCGGACCGGATGCCCGACGAGGCGCCGGTTCCCAATCCCGACGAGAACGACGAGCCGGCAAAGCAGACTTTCGAACCTTAAAGAAAGATGTGCCGTTCGGCGCTGACGAGTTCCTGGAGGAAATCGGCGACGCTCCTGACGCGCATGAGGTCGCGCGCCGTTTCGTGATAGGTCGTCCAGTAGGCGCGGCGGATCGAAATATCAGGCAGGATGCGCTGGAGTTCTGGATACTGCCGAGCGATATAGTCGTGCAGGATGCCGATTCCGGCGCCTGATCGTACCGCCTCCGTCTGGCCGATCGCCGTCGAGATTTCGAAGCTTGCATCCCAGCTCCGCATCACCTCGCCGGAGAAATTCAGCGAGGCGGTGAAGATCAGGTCTTCGACGTAACCGATGCGCGGATGCGCCTTCAGTGCGTCGATATCCCCTGGCGCGCCCTGGGAGGTGAGGTAGTCGCGCGAGGCATAAAGGCCGAGCGTGTAATCCGTCAGCTTCGAGGAAACGAGCCGGCCCTGGTCCGGCCGCTCCAGCGTGATGGCGATATCCGCCTCGCGCTGCGACAGCGAGAAAGAGCGCGGCACAGGTACGAGCTGGATCTTCAGCTCCGGATGGCGCTCGATCAACCTGCCCATGCGCGGCGCAAGAAAGGAAACACCAAAGCCGTCGGGCGCGCCGACGCGCACCGTCCCGGCAATTGCCGTATCGGTGTGGCCGAGGCTGGCCTGTGCTGCGAGCATTTCCGTTTCCATCCGTTCTGCGGATGCCAGGAACACTTCGCCTTCGGCCGTCAGCTCGCAGCCATTCGTGCGACGGATGAAAAGCCGCGTCTTCAGCGCCTCTTCCAGCGAAGTCAGTCGACGTGAGAGCGTGGCGTGATTGAGCCCCAGCCGCTTCGAGGCGGCAAGGATCTGTCCGGTGCGGGCGACGGCGAGGAAAATACGAACATCGTCCCAGTTCATGGCTTGGCACGCATCGCGATCGGATCGACCTCGATAAGCGTCAACGATGTCACCATGTGCGCCGTCTGGTTCTTGTACTTAAGGAAATGCGGTGTTCGCAGATGGGCCTCGTATGCTTCCTGGTCGGCGTAGATTTCAAGAATACGGATCTGGTTCGGGTTGTCCCTGATGGAAACAGCGTTCAGGGAAAGGACGCCGTCCTCCAGCGCTAGGGATGCTTCGATTTCTTCCGTGAGCAATGCGCGATAGGTTTCAAGCGTGTCCGGATCGATCTCCAGCTCTGCCATTCTGACGACGGGTTTCCGGCTCATCGGTTTGATCTCCCCTTGGGGTTTGACTTGTTGGCGTGGGGTGCCAAGTTTGGAAGCAGCCGCAGCGCCCGATGCAATGATCGGGCTATAATTTACGCACAACGGTTGCTTATATCAGCGCATTGATTTGTGCAAATTGAAGTGCGATTGTCGGCCATCGAAAAACAGGAGGAACACCCATGCGTGAGATCGGTCATTTCATCGGCGGCAAGCAGGTTGCCGGCACCAGCGGCCGCGTAAGCAACGTCTACAATCCGGCAACAGGCGAAGTACAGGCGACGGTCGCACTCGCAAGCGTCGAGGAACTGCGCGCTGCCGTCGAAAACGCCCAGGCTGCACAGCCGAAATGGGCTGCCACCAATCCGCAGCGCCGTGCCCGCGTCTTCTTCAAGTTCGTCGAACTCTTGAACAAGCACATGGACGAGCTTGCCGAAATCCTCTCCAAGGAGCACGGCAAGACGATCGAGGATGCCAAGGGCGACGTCATTCGCGGCCTCGAAGTCTGCGAATTCGTCTGCGGCATTCCCCATCTCGCCAAGGGCGAGTTCACCGAGGGCGCTGGGCCTGCGATCGACATGTATTCGATCCGCCAGCCGGTCGGCATCGGCGCCGGCATTACCCCCTTCAATTTCCCGGGCATGATCCCGATGTGGATGTTTGCGCCGGCGATCGCCTGTGGCAACGCCTTTATCCTAAAACCCTCCGAGCGTGATCCCTCCCTGCCGATCCGCCTCGCCGAACTGATGATCGAGGCCGGCCTGCCCGCCGGCATCCTCAACGTCGTCAATGGCGACAAGGGTGCGGTCGACGCGATCCTCACCGATCCCGATATCGGCGCCGTCTCCTTCGTCGGCTCGACGCCGATCGCCCGCTACGTCTATGGCACCGCGGCGATGAACGGCAAGCGCGCCCAGTGCTTCGGCGGCGCCAAGAACCACATGATCATCATGCCCGATGCAGACCTGGATCAGGCCGTCAACGCCTTGATGGGCGCAGGCTACGGCTCGGCCGGCGAGCGCTGCATGGCGATCTCGGTTGCCGTTCCGGTCGGCGAGGAGACCGCCAACCGCCTCGTCGAGAAGCTGACCCCGAAGATCGAATCCCTGCGCATCGGCCCCTATACCGACGACAAGGCCGACATGGGCCCGCTCGTTACCAAGGAAGCCTATACCCGTGTTCGCGGGTTGATCGATCGCGGCATCGAAGAAGGCGCCAAGCTCGTCGTCGACGGCCGCGATTTCAAGCTCCAGGGTTATGAAGACGGTTATTTCGTCGGCGGCTGCCTGTTCGATCACGTCACGCCGGAGATGGATATCTACAAGACCGAGATCTTCGGGCCTGTGCTCTCCGTCGTCCGCGCCAACAACTATGAGGAAGCGCTGTCGTTGCCGATGAAGCACGAATACGGCAACGGCGTTGCGATCTACACCCGCGACGGCGATGCCGCCCGCGATTTTGCCTCGCGTATCAATATCGGCATGATCGGCATCAATGTTCCGATCCCGGTTCCGCTCGCCTATCACTCCTTCGGCGGCTGGAAGGCCTCGAGCTTCGGCGACCTCAACCAGCACGGCACGGATTCGATCAAGTTCTGGACGAAGACCAAGACCGTCACGGCCCGCTGGCCTTCCGGCATCAAGAGCGGCGCGGAATTCGTCATGCCGACGATGAAGTGATCGTCACCACATTCCAATCTGCAATCTGCAATTCGGGGGCCTTTCGGCCCCCGAATTTTTCTTCGTCATGCTGATTGTCGGCGATATCGGTCCGGCATCGAGGATATTCTGAGACAAGGGCGTAGTCTGTTCGCCATCTCCATTCCCCAGTGCGAGGTCAAACGGATGCGCAAGGCACGCCCGAGCGCAGGCGGGCGATCCTCGATGACGTCGAGATATTGGAGGAGATTGACGTCGCGGCAAATGGCCTCATAAGCTGAATGCGAATTTCATATTTTGGAATTGTTCAAAACTAGCAAACCGCCTATATAGGTCTGAACAGACGAGTCAGGAGAATGGCATGCGGTTGACGAAGCAGACGAACTATGCGGTTCGCATGTTGATGTATTGTGCTGCCAATGACGGGCACTTGAGCCGGATTCCGGAAATCGCCAGGGCCTATGGCGTTTCCGAGCTCTTTCTTTTCAAGATCCTCCAGCCGCTGAACAAGGCGGGTCTGGTCGAAACGGTGCGCGGTCGCAATGGCGGCGTGCGCTTGGGCAAGCCGGCCGCCGACATTAGTCTTTTCGACGTCGTTCGGGTGACGGAAGACAGCTTCGCCATGGCCGAATGCTTCGAGGATGACGGTGAGGTCGAATGCCCGCTGGTCGACAGTTGCGGTTTGAATTCGGCGCTGCGCAAGGCGCTCAACGCCTTCTTCGCCGTGCTGTCGGAATATTCCATCGACGACCTCGTCAAGGCGCGTCCGCAGATCAATTTCCTTCTCGGCATTACCGGCGAGCCGGCATATCGCAAACCCGCGATCGTTGCTCCCGCCGCCTGATTTAAAGAGCAGAATTTGCTTCTGAACCGCGGTTGCCCTGGCAGCCGCGGTTTTTGTTTTTTCGGACCTCTCGTCGGCCGCCGAATGCCGGGAAAATGCCGGTTGCATGTCGCGATGGGCGCGCTTTTATACCAAATGCGACAAAATTTCGTTCATTTTTGTCCGAATATTTCCAAATGCGGCTGATTTTTGACTGAAAATTTCTAAAATTGTCCAGCTGGAAAATTTTTCTGCATAGCCCGTTGCTTTCAGTAGATAAATATCGTTCCATCAACCGTCGATCGAGATGCATTCTACGATCTCCAAACATCAAGAAGAACAACCGGGAAACAATATTATGAAAAAGATCTCTGTCCTCCTGGCAGCGACGGCCCTGATTTCCGTCATGGCGACGTCGGCCTGGTCCAAGACCCTTGTTTATTGCTCCGAGGGCTCGCCGGAAGGCTTCGACCCGAGCCTCTATACGGCAGGCACGACCTTCGACGCGTCGTCGCGCACGGTCTATAGCCGCCTCGTCGAATTCAAGCATGGCGGGACCGAGATCGAGCCCGGTCTGGCCGAGAGCTGGAGCGTTTCGGCCGACGGCACGGAATACACCTTCAAGCTTCATCCCGGCGTCAAGTACCAGACCACCGACTTCTTCACGCCGACGCGTGATTTCAACGCCGACGACGTCGTGTTCTCCTTCGAGCGCCAGCTGAAGTCCGACAATCCGTGGAACAAGTATGTCGA
Protein-coding sequences here:
- a CDS encoding LysR family transcriptional regulator — translated: MNWDDVRIFLAVARTGQILAASKRLGLNHATLSRRLTSLEEALKTRLFIRRTNGCELTAEGEVFLASAERMETEMLAAQASLGHTDTAIAGTVRVGAPDGFGVSFLAPRMGRLIERHPELKIQLVPVPRSFSLSQREADIAITLERPDQGRLVSSKLTDYTLGLYASRDYLTSQGAPGDIDALKAHPRIGYVEDLIFTASLNFSGEVMRSWDASFEISTAIGQTEAVRSGAGIGILHDYIARQYPELQRILPDISIRRAYWTTYHETARDLMRVRSVADFLQELVSAERHIFL
- a CDS encoding putative quinol monooxygenase, translating into MSRKPVVRMAELEIDPDTLETYRALLTEEIEASLALEDGVLSLNAVSIRDNPNQIRILEIYADQEAYEAHLRTPHFLKYKNQTAHMVTSLTLIEVDPIAMRAKP
- a CDS encoding CoA-acylating methylmalonate-semialdehyde dehydrogenase; the protein is MREIGHFIGGKQVAGTSGRVSNVYNPATGEVQATVALASVEELRAAVENAQAAQPKWAATNPQRRARVFFKFVELLNKHMDELAEILSKEHGKTIEDAKGDVIRGLEVCEFVCGIPHLAKGEFTEGAGPAIDMYSIRQPVGIGAGITPFNFPGMIPMWMFAPAIACGNAFILKPSERDPSLPIRLAELMIEAGLPAGILNVVNGDKGAVDAILTDPDIGAVSFVGSTPIARYVYGTAAMNGKRAQCFGGAKNHMIIMPDADLDQAVNALMGAGYGSAGERCMAISVAVPVGEETANRLVEKLTPKIESLRIGPYTDDKADMGPLVTKEAYTRVRGLIDRGIEEGAKLVVDGRDFKLQGYEDGYFVGGCLFDHVTPEMDIYKTEIFGPVLSVVRANNYEEALSLPMKHEYGNGVAIYTRDGDAARDFASRINIGMIGINVPIPVPLAYHSFGGWKASSFGDLNQHGTDSIKFWTKTKTVTARWPSGIKSGAEFVMPTMK
- the rirA gene encoding iron-responsive transcriptional regulator RirA, whose product is MRLTKQTNYAVRMLMYCAANDGHLSRIPEIARAYGVSELFLFKILQPLNKAGLVETVRGRNGGVRLGKPAADISLFDVVRVTEDSFAMAECFEDDGEVECPLVDSCGLNSALRKALNAFFAVLSEYSIDDLVKARPQINFLLGITGEPAYRKPAIVAPAA